A window from Rana temporaria chromosome 8, aRanTem1.1, whole genome shotgun sequence encodes these proteins:
- the LOC120909902 gene encoding zinc finger protein OZF-like isoform X2: MNAQPVNIKTEVKEEAEGMSMMGDEPCKEGEIPPEISTDPQRDVKAEEEEEEHGRIPKEEVPMETSTDGSSNGNPPERCPRPLYSRDSTQEHQEILHGQGEFMMNPEVKEEEPYVRSDEPCKEEEIPREISTDPGATRREIKAEEEEEHVRIKEEETPPEISTDGCHKGVKTFPCSECSQCFTERAALISHRRDHTMQKKYPCTKCGRCFNERAKLMVHEMSHKEEKPLSCSQCGLCFSDQSYLLSHQKVHTGDTLSCAECGDIFTEESYLLQHQKMHTGKKVFSCSECWRSFPTESKLLKHKLVHSEEKPYTCHTCGKCFGEKGNFSVHLRHHKKRFSCLVCRKYFVSNFSLLQHQRSHTGERPFACSECGKSFRYRSCLRSHWKTHPEVEFKPYVCSECDQCFSRKLDLFSHQRFHVAETPHMCSACGRCFVRKQVLQRHQSNFSDETAFECLVCKKSFPWRGCLNYHKNEHYVWKTTA, translated from the exons AATGCACAACCAGTTAATATAAAAACTGAAGTGAAGGAAGAAGCAGAAGGGATGTCTATGATGGGTGATGAGCCGTGTAAAGAAGGGGAAATTCctccagagatcagcacag ACCCTCAGAGAGACGTCAaagctgaggaggaggaagaagaacatGGAAGGATTCCAAAGGAGGAAGTTCCTATGGAGACCAGCACAG atggatccagtaatgggaacccaccggagagatgtccccgtcctctgtattcccgggactccaCACAGGAACATCAGGAGATCCTGCATGGTCAG GGCGAATTTATGATGAATCCTGAAGTGAAGGAAGAAGAGCCATATGTGAGGAGTGATGAGCCATGTAAGGAGGAGGAAATTCCTcgagagatcagcacag ACCCCGGAGCCACTCGGAGAGAAATCAaagctgaggaggaggaagaacatgtgaggattaaagaggaagaaacccctccagagatcagcacag ATGGATGTCACAAGGGGGTCAAAACATTTCCCTGTTCCGAGTGCAGCCAATGTTTTACCGAGAGAGCAGCTCTCATCTCACATCGGAGAGATCACACAATGCAGAAGAAGTACCCTTGTACCAAATGCGGAAGATGTTTCAACGAGCGAGCGAAGCTGATGGTGCATGAAATGAGTCACAAAGAGGAGAAGCCATTGtcctgctcccagtgtggcctgTGTTTCAGTGACCAGTCCTATCTTCTCAGCCATCAGAAAGTTCACACGGGGGACACCTTATCTTGTGCAGAATGTGGGGACATCTTTACAGAGGAATCCTACCTTCttcagcatcagaagatgcacaccGGGAAGAAGGTCTTTTCCTGTTCCGAATGCTGGAGGAGCTTTCCAACGGAGTCCAAACTCCTTAAACATAAACTAGTTCATTCGGAGGAGAAGCCATACACTTGCCACACGTGCGGGAAATGCTTTGGAGAAAAGGGTAACTTTTCGGTCCACCTGCGTCACCATAAGAAGCGGTTTTCCTGTTTGGTGTGCAGGAAGTACTTTGTATCCAATTTTTCGCTCCTCCAACATCAGAGGAGTCACACTGGCGAGCGGCCGTTCGCGTGCTCCGAATGTGGCAAGAGCTTTAGATACAGATCATGCCTCAGATCGCACTGGAAGACGCACCCAGAGGTAGAATTCAAGCCGTACGTCTGCTCTGAATGTGATCAGTGTTTCAGTCGCAAGTTGGACCTCTTTAGCCACCAAAGATTCCATGTGGCTGAGACGCCCCACATGTGCTCGGCCTGCGGGAGATGTTTTGTGAGAAAGCAAGTTTTACAGAGGCACCAGAGCAACTTTAGCGATGAGACGGCGTTCGAATGTTTAGTGTGCAAAAAGTCTTTCCCATGGAGGGGCTGCCTCAATTACCACAAGAATGAACACTACGTCTGGAAGACAACAGCATGA
- the LOC120909902 gene encoding gastrula zinc finger protein XlCGF26.1-like isoform X1, translating into MNAQPVNIKTEVKEEAEGMSMMGDEPCKEGEIPPEISTDPQRDVKAEEEEEEHGRIPKEEVPMETSTDGSSNGNPPERCPRPLYSRDSTQEHQEILHGQGEFMMNPEVKEEEPYVRSDEPCKEEEIPREISTDPGATRREIKAEEEEEHVRIKEEETPPEISTVDGCHKGVKTFPCSECSQCFTERAALISHRRDHTMQKKYPCTKCGRCFNERAKLMVHEMSHKEEKPLSCSQCGLCFSDQSYLLSHQKVHTGDTLSCAECGDIFTEESYLLQHQKMHTGKKVFSCSECWRSFPTESKLLKHKLVHSEEKPYTCHTCGKCFGEKGNFSVHLRHHKKRFSCLVCRKYFVSNFSLLQHQRSHTGERPFACSECGKSFRYRSCLRSHWKTHPEVEFKPYVCSECDQCFSRKLDLFSHQRFHVAETPHMCSACGRCFVRKQVLQRHQSNFSDETAFECLVCKKSFPWRGCLNYHKNEHYVWKTTA; encoded by the exons AATGCACAACCAGTTAATATAAAAACTGAAGTGAAGGAAGAAGCAGAAGGGATGTCTATGATGGGTGATGAGCCGTGTAAAGAAGGGGAAATTCctccagagatcagcacag ACCCTCAGAGAGACGTCAaagctgaggaggaggaagaagaacatGGAAGGATTCCAAAGGAGGAAGTTCCTATGGAGACCAGCACAG atggatccagtaatgggaacccaccggagagatgtccccgtcctctgtattcccgggactccaCACAGGAACATCAGGAGATCCTGCATGGTCAG GGCGAATTTATGATGAATCCTGAAGTGAAGGAAGAAGAGCCATATGTGAGGAGTGATGAGCCATGTAAGGAGGAGGAAATTCCTcgagagatcagcacag ACCCCGGAGCCACTCGGAGAGAAATCAaagctgaggaggaggaagaacatgtgaggattaaagaggaagaaacccctccagagatcagcacag TAGATGGATGTCACAAGGGGGTCAAAACATTTCCCTGTTCCGAGTGCAGCCAATGTTTTACCGAGAGAGCAGCTCTCATCTCACATCGGAGAGATCACACAATGCAGAAGAAGTACCCTTGTACCAAATGCGGAAGATGTTTCAACGAGCGAGCGAAGCTGATGGTGCATGAAATGAGTCACAAAGAGGAGAAGCCATTGtcctgctcccagtgtggcctgTGTTTCAGTGACCAGTCCTATCTTCTCAGCCATCAGAAAGTTCACACGGGGGACACCTTATCTTGTGCAGAATGTGGGGACATCTTTACAGAGGAATCCTACCTTCttcagcatcagaagatgcacaccGGGAAGAAGGTCTTTTCCTGTTCCGAATGCTGGAGGAGCTTTCCAACGGAGTCCAAACTCCTTAAACATAAACTAGTTCATTCGGAGGAGAAGCCATACACTTGCCACACGTGCGGGAAATGCTTTGGAGAAAAGGGTAACTTTTCGGTCCACCTGCGTCACCATAAGAAGCGGTTTTCCTGTTTGGTGTGCAGGAAGTACTTTGTATCCAATTTTTCGCTCCTCCAACATCAGAGGAGTCACACTGGCGAGCGGCCGTTCGCGTGCTCCGAATGTGGCAAGAGCTTTAGATACAGATCATGCCTCAGATCGCACTGGAAGACGCACCCAGAGGTAGAATTCAAGCCGTACGTCTGCTCTGAATGTGATCAGTGTTTCAGTCGCAAGTTGGACCTCTTTAGCCACCAAAGATTCCATGTGGCTGAGACGCCCCACATGTGCTCGGCCTGCGGGAGATGTTTTGTGAGAAAGCAAGTTTTACAGAGGCACCAGAGCAACTTTAGCGATGAGACGGCGTTCGAATGTTTAGTGTGCAAAAAGTCTTTCCCATGGAGGGGCTGCCTCAATTACCACAAGAATGAACACTACGTCTGGAAGACAACAGCATGA